In the genome of Triticum urartu cultivar G1812 chromosome 5, Tu2.1, whole genome shotgun sequence, one region contains:
- the LOC125506441 gene encoding uncharacterized protein LOC125506441: MNENIVYIVRSSHHVPSLQFSHETNFSPMFRIYIYGRKVQLIQRHQLGEDSSNNHIMKWAIISDAIYISDDEGKHRHKRQRAKKTRGRAPCSEPCLCERTLTRGPIWCELWGKPSLTIHKRRFM; the protein is encoded by the exons ATGAATGAGAATATTGTTTATATTGTCAGAAGTTCACATCATGTGCCTTCCCTTCAGTTTTCACATGAAACTAATTTTTCTCCCATGTTTAGAATTTATAT ATACGGCAGGAAAGTACAGCTTATCCAGAGACACCAATTGGGAGAG GACTCCAGTAATAACCACATTATGAAATGGGCGATAATCAGCGACGCTATTTACATCAGTGATGACGAAG GTAAGCACCGCCATAAACGCCAACGTGCCAAAAAGACAAGGGGTCGAGCTCCATGTAGCGAACCATGTCTTTGTGAGAGGACCTTAACAAGAG GACCAATATGGTGCGAACTATGGGGCAAACCATCGCTCACTATCCACAAGCG CAGGTTCATGTGA
- the LOC125506440 gene encoding pollen allergen Phl p 1-like, whose translation MASSSSSVLLVAAVFAAVVCGAHGIAKVPPGPNITASPASYGNKWLNAKTTWYGKPTGAGPKDNGGACGYKEVDKAPFHGMTSCGNIPIFKDGRGCGSCFELKCTKPEACSGEPTMVTITDKNEEPIAPYHFDLSGHAFGSMAKKGEEQKLRDAGEVEIKFRRVKCKYPAGTKVNFHVEKSSNENYLALVIKFLQGDGDVVGVDIKQKGEDKWTELNESWGAVWRIDTPHKLIGPFSVRYTTEGGTTTVVDDVIPKGWKPDTSYEAKGGY comes from the coding sequence atggcttcttcttcctcgtcggtgCTGCTGGTTGCGGCGGTGTTTGCCGCGGTCGTGTGCGGCGCGCACGGCATCGCCAAGGTTCCCCCGGGCCCCAACATCACGGCGTCGCCTGCGAGCTACGGCAACAAGTGGCTGAACGCCAAGACCACGTGGTACGGCAAGCCGACGGGCGCCGGGCCCAAGGACAACGGCGGCGCCTGCGGGTACAAGGAGGTGGACAAGGCCCCCTTCCACGGCATGACCTCCTGCGGCAACATCCCCATCTTCAAGGACGGCCGCGGCTGCGGGTCCTGCTTCGAGCTCAAGTGCACCAAGCCCGAGGCCTGCTCCGGCGAGCCCACCATGGTGACCATCACCGACAAGAACGAGGAGCCCATCGCCCCCTACCACTTCGACCTCTCCGGCCACGCCTTCGGCTCCATGGCAAAGAAGGGCGAGGAGCAGAAGCTGCGCGACGCCGGCGAGGTGGAGATCAAGTTCCGGCGCGTCAAGTGCAAGTACCCGGCGGGCACCAAGGTGAACTTCCACGTGGAGAAGTCCTCCAACGAAAACTACCTGGCACTGGTGATCAAGTTCCTCCAAGGCGACGGCGACGTGGTGGGCGTGGACATCAAGCAGAAGGGCGAGGACAAGTGGACTGAGCTCAACGAGTCGTGGGGAGCCGTGTGGAGGATCGACACCCCCCACAAGCTCATCGGCCCCTTCTCCGTCCGCTACACCACCGAGGGCGGCACCACGACCGTCGTCGACGACGTCATCCCCAAGGGCTGGAAGCCCGACACCTCCTACGAGGCCAAGGGCGGGTactga